The Daucus carota subsp. sativus chromosome 7, DH1 v3.0, whole genome shotgun sequence genome window below encodes:
- the LOC135147957 gene encoding uncharacterized protein LOC135147957 codes for MDKSWIKADRDSLQYEIGVENFLIFAEDNAKNPKKIRCPCARCVNFKKFPVDIIRGHLYDSGFSLGYFEWIWHGEEVCNSTTLAVGSSCPPPKPTPPTETYNVCDATYSKDDYNNDESEDFKRFVADAEQPLFEGSECTKLETVLKLHNWKVRFGVSDKAFTDLLESVGSFLPKDNVLPSNMYEAKKTLTDLGLEYVKFHACPNDCVLYRGPLLESSSECPNCHLSRWKIGKDGKIRVNVPAKVMWYFPIIPRFKRMFKSTSTAKLMDWHSVNRSNDGKMRHPSDSPSWRNIDYRWPDFGSEPRHLRLGLAADGINPHNNGLNNRYTCWPVMLVTYNLPPWLCMKRKFMMLTTLISGPHEPGNNIDVYLEPLIDALKKLWEEGEPNVYDAHTDSFFTLKAVLMWTVNDFPGYANLSGCINKGYKACPICGDQTVAKYLNHSRKMSYQGHRRYLDKYHPYRRLRTAFNGEQELGIAPEPLTGEEVLAQQQLLKFSFGKGGEVEKGRICMEKTINFF; via the coding sequence ATGGATAAGTCGTGGATAAAAGCTGATAGAGATTCCTTACAGTATGAAATAGGTGTTGAAAATTTCTTGATATTTGCCGAGGATAATGcaaaaaacccaaaaaaaattcGTTGTCCTTGTGCACGCTGCGTTaacttcaaaaaattcccggTAGATATAATCAGAGGTCATCTGTATGATTCGGGTTTTAGTTTAGGATATTTTGAATGGATTTGGCATGGTGAAGAGGTTTGTAACAGTACTACGTTAGCTGTTGGTAGTAGTTGCCCTCCTCCAAAGCCCACACCACCAACAGAAACCTACAACGTATGCGACGCAACCTATAGTAAGGACGATTACAATAATGATGAGTCTGAAGACTTCAAGAGGTTTGTTGCAGATGCAGAACAACCTCTATTTGAGGGAAGTGAGTGCACTAAACTAGAAACAGTCTTGAAATTACATAATTGGAAGGTTAGGTTTGGGGTTAGTGATAAGGCTTTTACTGATCTTCTTGAGTCTGTTGGGTCATTTCTTCCGAAAGACAATGTGCTTCCATCTAATATGTACGAGGCCAAGAAAACCTTGACTGATTTAGGACTTGAGTATGTAAAATTCCACGCTTGTCCAAATGATTGCGTATTGTATAGGGGTCCACTCCTTGAGTCTTCTTCTGAGTGTCCAAATTGCCATTTGTCTCGCTGGAAAATTGGGAAAGATGGTAAAATTAGGGTAAATGTGCCGGCTAAGGTTATGTGGTATTTTCCTATAATCCCCAGGTTTAAACGAATGTTTAAATCTACTTCTACTGCCAAATTAATGGATTGGCATTCAGTGAATCGGTCTAATGATGGGAAGATGCGCCACCCCTCTGATTCTCCTTCATGGAGGAATATAGATTATAGGTGGCCTGATTTTGGTAGTGAGCCAAGACACTTACGGTTGGGATTAGCGGCTGATGGTATAAATCCGCACAATAACGGATTAAACAACCGGTATACTTGCTGGCCAGTTATGTTAGTAACATATAATCTTCCTCCATGGTTATGCatgaagaggaagtttatgATGTTAACAACATTAATTTCTGGCCCGCATGAACCAGGTAATAATATTGACGTATATCTCGAGCCGCTAATTGATGCTTTAAAAAAATTGTGGGAGGAAGGTGAACCAAACGTGTACGATGCGCATACTGATTCTTTTTTCACTCTAAAGGCAGTTCTGATGTGGACAGTAAATGACTTCCCGGGGTATGCCAACTTGTCGGGATGCATTAATAAGGGTTATAAGGCTTGTCCTATTTGTGGTGATCAGACTGTAGCTAAGTATTTAAACCATAGTAGGAAAATGTCCTACCAAGGCCACCGTCGTTACTTAGATAAATATCATCCCTATAGGAGGCTTAGGACAGCTTTCAATGGAGAACAGGAATTAGGTATTGCGCCTGAACCACTTACCGGAGAAGAAGTTTTGGCGCAGCAACAACTTCTTAAATTTAGTTTTGGAAAGGGGGGGGAAGTCGAAAAAGGTCGAATCTGCATGGAAAaaacaatcaattttttttga